Proteins encoded together in one Argiope bruennichi chromosome 1, qqArgBrue1.1, whole genome shotgun sequence window:
- the LOC129964103 gene encoding uncharacterized protein LOC129964103: MKWPFTKSDNTKKIIKNSDSLKWSNIGSSPLEWSDMGSLNQNKQDDTEKNPETNIKPTEQFDMRKLILEIEKNRPTATPNNVKQQLKGVGKLRPNVDSENMKKVLTGVEELPREEEIESEEDDDSYQEENDKDQQITFRNIKTKKPMGHSSPSFCPEDTLYLEHIIGMRPIKYKFVESGTVGNENQNQHGERSRQQSPLSRIKSSGTRNVRFRNEIRPTRRSLIQKLRTLSIFRN, encoded by the coding sequence ATGAAGTGGCCTTTCACTAAATcggataatacaaaaaaaattatcaaaaattccgATAGCTTAAAATGGTCAAATATCGGATCTAGTCCTTTGGAATGGTCTGATATGGGATCTCTGAATCAAAACAAGCAAGATGACACCGAAAAGAATCCTGAAACAAACATTAAACCAACCGAACAATTTGATATGAGGAAGTTAAttttggaaatagaaaaaaatagaccTACTGCTACACCTAACAATGTGAAACAGCAACTTAAGGGAGTGGGAAAACTAAGACCAAATGTTGATTCTGAAAACATGAAAAAGGTGTTAACAGGTGTTGAAGAACTGCCACGAGAAGAAGAAATCGAATCTGAAGAAGACGACGACTCATACCAAGAAGAAAATGACAAAGACCAACAGAtcacattcagaaatataaaaactaagaaaCCAATGGGTCACAGTTCCCCATCTTTTTGCCCAGAAGATACGTTATATCTGGAACACATAATTGGAATGAGgccaataaaatacaaatttgtagaGAGCGGTACAGTtggaaatgaaaatcaaaatcaacATGGGGAAAGGAGCCGACAGCAGAGCCCTCTTTCCAGAATTAAGAGCAGCGGTACTCGAAATGTACGATTCAGAAACGAAATTCGTCCAACCAGAAGATCTCTTATACAGAAGCTTCGCACCCTTTCGATTTTCCGTAActaa